In Flavobacterium luteolum, the DNA window AAGAGATATGTCGCATGACCTTGTTCCCGCACTCTTGGTTCGTTTTGGATTAATTTATGCTTTGGAAGATTTATGTGAAAAAAACTCCAATTCTGCTATGGAGTTTGATTTTTCAAGTTCTATTCCGACCAGTAAAAGATATGCCGAGAAATTTGAAATGAAAATCTATTTCATTGTTAGTGAATTATGCAGCAATATCACTAAACATAGCAATGCCAAAAAAGCCATACTTTCTTTGTCCGAAAAAGAAAATCAATTAGTCCTGCGTATTCACGATGACGGAATTGGTTTTAAAACCCAAAAACTAAAAGATGTAGAAGGTTTTGGATTAAACAGAATTAGGGCTAGAATTAAAAAATACAAAGGCTCTTTGTCTATTATTTCAAAAGAAAATAAAGGAACTAAAATCAAAATCGAGATTCCGTTGCCACATTAATTACTTCGCTCCTATTTCGACAATTTCCAAATCTTTGATTTTATCATCGTCAATTACAAATCGTAACATGGTTCTCACTTTATGAAACCCGCTCTTTCCAGCCGCTCCTGGATTCATGTGTAATAAATTGTTCTTTTTATCAAACATGACTTTCAAAATATGCGAATGCCCACAGATAAATAATTTCGGGGGATTCAAAGCCAATTCTTCTCTAACGTTTGGATTGTATTTTCCAGGATAACCACCAATATGCGTAATCCAAACCGAAACATTTTCGCATGAAAAACGATTATTTAACGGAAATTCCAATCTTGCCTTTGCATCGTCAATATTTCCGTAAACTGCTCTTAAAGGTTTTAGTTTTTTAATAGCATCTGTCACGCTCAAATCTCCAATATCACCAGCGTGCCATACTTCATCTGCCTGAGCAACATATTTTAAAATAGTATCATCGATGTGACTGTGAGTATCTGAAAGTAACAGGATTTTGGTCATTTTCTAAGGTGCTAAGATTCTGAGGCGCTAAGGTACTAAGGTTTTTTCTTTTTTTAGTCCTGAGATATTAAGGTTCTTAAGATCCCAGTGTTTCTTTTGCTAAGTAAGTTTTTAATGAAAAAATCCGATTCACTTTCGCAAATCGGATTCTTGAAATTATTTAAGATGTAGAACTTATTGTTTTTTAGGATTTTTTCCTTCTTTTAATTCTTTTGTGTCCATCATTTCCATCAATTTCAATCCTAATAAGCCACTAATTGAACCATCAGAACCGCCATTTCCTGAAATTAATACATCTGGAATTACTTTGATATTTCCTTTACCAATTTCTTCGGTTACCTTGTAACGGGTAAAGTTGTCTCCGCCCATAGCACTAACTTGCAATTGATATGCTTCTGCAGTAGATTTACCAATCGCCATAATTTTCTCCGCTTCAGCCAAACCAGTTTTCGAGATTTTTTCAGCTTCTGCGCTTGCGTTCAGTCTTGTTGCTTCTGCTTGTGCTCCTGCTCTTGCTTTTGTTGCTTCTGCTTCCGCACTTGCACGCATTTTTGTAGCTTCTGCTTCAGCATTTACATTGAGCTTTAAACTTGTTGCATCTCCTTCAGCTTTCTTAACAGTGGCATCTGCGGTACGTTGTGCAATTTCAACACTTTGCGAAGCTCGTACAATCTCTTTCTGCATATCTGCAATTGCTGTTTCCTTTTCCATTCCCTGACGCTGTTCTTGCGCCAATTTTTGGGTTTGATATGTTTTTTGTTCTTCTTCAGCCAATTTTCTATCTGTCAACGTTTTCATTAACGAATCTGGCGGAACAATATCTCCAATTAACGTATCAACTGCATTTACGTTATATTCATCAAGAACTAACTTAATATGATTTTTAGCCGATTCCTGACGTTCTTTTCTAGTTGTCAAGAACGAGATCACGTCGCTGT includes these proteins:
- a CDS encoding metallophosphoesterase family protein, with translation MTKILLLSDTHSHIDDTILKYVAQADEVWHAGDIGDLSVTDAIKKLKPLRAVYGNIDDAKARLEFPLNNRFSCENVSVWITHIGGYPGKYNPNVREELALNPPKLFICGHSHILKVMFDKKNNLLHMNPGAAGKSGFHKVRTMLRFVIDDDKIKDLEIVEIGAK